In a single window of the Pseudopipra pipra isolate bDixPip1 chromosome 21, bDixPip1.hap1, whole genome shotgun sequence genome:
- the MED31 gene encoding mediator of RNA polymerase II transcription subunit 31 encodes MLFVVLSSQFLSAYRFLCDIGTREVLAPSSVRGTAGTRVCGNPTLKEPSSVGCCFSPRGRPRSRDAVSEQLETGRDVLPGTAPAAGPAPTPPLLGNRRCWATAVAGQPPLLGNRRCWATAVAGQPPLLGNRRCWATAVAGQPPLLGNRRRAPGVLRAALGPVAGARPPPSRARGLDMDADDTGNRLRFQLELEFVQCLANPNYLNFLAQRGYFKDKAFVNYLKYLLYWKEPEYAKYLKYPQCLHMLELLQYEHFRKELVNAQCAKFIDEQQILHWQHYSRKRMRLQQALAEQQQQNNTSVK; translated from the exons ATGCTGTTTGTTGTGCTCAGCTCCCAGTTCCTGAGTGCCTACAGGTTTCTGTGCGATATCGGTACGAGGGAAGTGCTCGCTCCGAGCAGCGTGCGGGGAACTGCGGGCACTCGTGTGTGTGGAAACCCAACACTTAAGGAGCCCTCGTCCGTGGGGTGCTGTTTCAGTCCCCGGGGACGGCCGCGGAGCAGAGATGCTGTCAGCGAACAGCTGGAAACGGGAAGGGACGTTCTCCCGGGCACCGCCCCCGCAGCGGGACCCGCCCCGACACCGCCGTTGCTGGGCAACCGCCGTTGCTGGGCAACCGCCGTTGCTGGGCAACCGCCGTTGCTGGGCAACCGCCGTTGCTGGGCAACCGCCGTTGCTGGGCAACCGCCGTTGCTGGGCAACCGCCGTTGCTGGGCAACCGCCGTTGCTGGGCAACCGCCGTTGCTGGGCAACCGCCGCCGCGCTCCCGGCGTGCTCCGCGCCGCGCTCGGGCCTGTGGCGGGGGCGCGCCCGCCGCCATCTCGTGCGCGCGGCCTGGACATGGATGCAg ATGATACAGGAAATCGACTTCGATTCCAGCTGGAGTTGGAGTTTGTTCAATGTCTGGCAAATCCAAATTACCTCAACT ttcttgcACAAAGAGGCTACTTCAAAGACAAAGCTTTTGTAAATTAtcttaaatatttactttattGGAAAGAACCTGAATATGCAAAATACCTGAA gtATCCTCAGTGTTTGCATATGTTAGAGCTGCTCCAGTATGAACATTTCCGCAAAGAACTGGTCAATGCTCAGTGTGCCAAATTTATTGATGAGCAACAGATCCTCCACTGGCAGCACTATTCCCGGAAAAGGATGCGCCTCCAGCAGGCActggctgagcagcagcagcaaaataacacctctgtaaaatga
- the TXNDC17 gene encoding thioredoxin domain-containing protein 17 has protein sequence MGWEETEVRGYDEFVRTAQRYHGRPIFALFCGDKDAEGRSWCPDCVTAEPVVRKELHNLPDESVFIYCLVGDRAYWKDPNNEFRRNLKLTGVPTLLKYGTPQKLVEEECFKAELVRMLFTED, from the exons atgggctgggaggagacGGAGGTCCGCGGGTACGACGAGTTCGTACGGACGGCGCAGCGCTACCACGGCCGGCCCATCTTCGCGCTCTTCTGCGGCGACAAGGACGCCGAGGGCAGGAGCTGGTGCCCTGACTGCGTGACGG CTGAACCAGTTGTGAGGAAGGAACTTCATAACCTGCCTGATGAGTCGGTTTTCATCTACTGCCTAGTGGGAGATAGAGCCTA CTGGAAGGATCCCAACAATGAATTCAGGAGGAATCTGAAACTAACAGGAGTGCCTACACTACTTAAATATGGAACA CCTCAGAAGCTGGTTGAAGAAGAATGTTTTAAAGCAGAGCTTGTGCGGATGTTGTTTACTGAAGACTAA